One Acropora palmata chromosome 2, jaAcrPala1.3, whole genome shotgun sequence genomic window carries:
- the LOC141874593 gene encoding protein N-lysine methyltransferase METTL21A-like, with protein sequence MFELKRFFEKSWTRYFFDSTFLLLVFLFNSSSPMNVSETAVVLYDPSTVILRPFQARERTFDFAGRTLTLFQNWNDVGVAAVVWDAAIVLGRYLEKIAVQLKGKKVIELGAGTGFASIVASLLGGHVTITDRQMALNVTRMNVEGNLGEKKKLVEIKELEWGQNVSSLEPPFDFVLGADIVYIEDTFVDLLKTLRDLCDENTVVLLSCKIRYDRDKRFFELLSHNFSYESILYDQEMDITLFEARIISVPAHHD encoded by the coding sequence ATGTTTGAACTTAAACGCTTCTTTGAAAAATCGTGGAccagatatttttttgactcgacatttcttttgttagtaTTCCTTTTTAACTCCTCGTCTCCGATGAATGTGTCTGAAACGGCTGTCGTTCTATACGACCCATCAACAGTCATTTTACGCCCGTTCCAAGCTAGGGAAAGAACCTTCGATTTTGCTGGCAGAACACTCACTCTTTTTCAGAACTGGAATGATGTTGGCGTAGCAGCTGTTGTGTGGGATGCAGCAATTGTGCTTGGTCGGTATCTTGAGAAAATAGCCGTTCAACTCAAAGGTAAAAAAGTGATTGAACTTGGAGCAGGAACAGGATTTGCGAGTATCGTGGCTAGCTTGCTTGGCGGCCATGTGACGATTACGGACCGCCAAATGGCACTAAATGTCACAAGAATGAACGTTGAAGGGAAtcttggtgaaaaaaaaaaacttgtagAAATCAAAGAGCTGGAATGGGGACAGAACGTTTCCTCGCTTGAACCTCCCTTTGATTTTGTCTTAGGGGCTGATATCGTTTACATCGAGGACACATTTGTAGATTTGCTCAAAACTCTAAGAGATTTGTGTGATGAGAATACGGTTGTTTTGTTATCATGCAAAATACGTTATGATAGGGACAAACGTTTCTTTGAACTTCTTTCCCACAATTTTAGCTATGAATCTATTTTGTACGATCAAGAAATGGACATAACTCTTTTTGAAGCAAGAATAATTTCTGTACCCGCCCATCACGATTAG